One Candidatus Schekmanbacteria bacterium RIFCSPLOWO2_02_FULL_38_14 genomic window carries:
- a CDS encoding integration host factor subunit beta, whose translation MTKTDLIQKISEKVSFLNKKQTDRVVNCIFENIKQALEKADKVEIRGFGSFTIRKRDPREGRNPLTGEKVYVPAKKVPFFRAGKELKKMVNTSEKA comes from the coding sequence ATGACAAAAACCGATTTAATTCAAAAAATCTCGGAAAAAGTCAGCTTTCTTAACAAGAAACAGACAGACAGGGTAGTGAATTGTATTTTTGAAAACATTAAGCAGGCACTGGAAAAAGCTGACAAGGTAGAGATAAGAGGCTTTGGGTCATTTACCATAAGAAAAAGAGACCCAAGAGAAGGAAGGAATCCATTAACCGGAGAAAAAGTTTATGTTCCTGCCAAGAAAGTTCCATTTTTCAGAGCAGGTAAAGAGCTTAAAAAAATGGTTAATACTTCAGAAAAAGCCTAA
- a CDS encoding ribosome biogenesis GTPase Der: MVDNIVSIVGRPNVGKSTLFNRLLGEKKAVVSDFPGTTKDRNYAKCFWSGKSFLLVDTGGFELNPKEKLKTLVREQTLTAIEESCVLIFLLDGREGINPIDREISDLLRKSNKKIIYVVNKIDNPKDEAMALPFYELGINNFFYISSIHGLGIGELLDEIISYLSADPHKEQDTQQPLVKIAVLGRPNVGKSSIINSILGKQRFLVSETPGTTVDSIDISLKTEDEEFLFVDTAGIRKKSRIKTTLEKGSTYYSIKSLKKCYVAVLVVDAAEGVTDQDLKIANLIHNEGKGFLFVANKWDIVKDKNLKPEHLQNAGISNLKDIAADERTTITKKEYADFIRNRLGNIDYANIIFTSAKTGYGIKSILSLISKTFKEATKRIPTFELNNRLSSWILKHHPPMFQGKEVKIKYMHQINTAPPRFQIFVNYPKGIPTHYCRYLEKNIRNDFEFAGIPIRISFKK; the protein is encoded by the coding sequence ATGGTTGACAATATTGTATCCATAGTTGGAAGACCAAATGTTGGCAAATCAACTCTGTTCAACCGTCTTCTTGGAGAAAAAAAGGCAGTAGTTTCTGATTTTCCTGGAACAACAAAGGACAGAAACTATGCCAAATGCTTCTGGTCAGGCAAGAGCTTCCTCCTTGTTGATACAGGCGGGTTTGAACTAAATCCGAAAGAAAAACTTAAAACGTTAGTAAGAGAACAGACATTAACAGCAATAGAAGAATCCTGTGTTTTAATCTTTTTGCTGGATGGGAGAGAAGGGATTAATCCAATCGACAGAGAGATATCAGACCTCTTGAGAAAATCCAATAAAAAAATCATCTATGTTGTAAATAAAATTGACAACCCTAAAGATGAAGCAATGGCTCTCCCTTTTTATGAGCTAGGGATTAATAATTTTTTTTACATTTCATCAATACACGGATTAGGAATTGGAGAACTTCTTGATGAGATTATAAGTTATTTAAGTGCAGACCCGCATAAAGAACAGGATACTCAGCAACCGCTGGTAAAGATTGCAGTGTTAGGGCGTCCTAATGTTGGCAAATCATCTATTATAAATTCCATTTTAGGGAAACAGCGCTTTCTTGTAAGTGAGACACCGGGAACAACTGTTGACTCAATAGACATCTCATTAAAAACAGAAGATGAGGAGTTTTTATTTGTTGACACTGCAGGTATCAGAAAAAAATCAAGGATAAAAACAACCCTTGAGAAGGGTAGCACCTATTATTCAATAAAAAGCCTGAAAAAATGTTATGTTGCTGTCCTGGTAGTTGATGCCGCAGAAGGTGTAACAGACCAGGACCTAAAGATTGCAAATCTAATCCACAATGAAGGGAAAGGTTTTCTTTTTGTAGCCAATAAATGGGATATTGTTAAAGATAAAAATCTAAAACCTGAGCATCTTCAGAATGCCGGTATTTCAAACTTAAAAGATATAGCTGCAGATGAAAGAACTACAATAACAAAGAAGGAATATGCTGATTTCATCAGAAACCGCTTAGGCAATATTGACTATGCAAATATAATTTTTACTTCAGCAAAAACAGGATATGGCATCAAAAGTATCCTGTCACTGATATCCAAAACCTTTAAAGAAGCGACAAAAAGGATACCAACTTTTGAACTTAATAACCGCCTCTCCTCCTGGATACTAAAACACCATCCCCCTATGTTCCAGGGAAAAGAAGTTAAAATAAAGTATATGCACCAGATAAACACAGCTCCTCCAAGATTTCAGATATTTGTAAATTATCCAAAAGGAATACCAACGCACTATTGCCGCTATTTGGAAAAAAACATCAGGAATGACTTTGAATTTGCAGGAATACCAATAAGGATAAGTTTTAAAAAATAA
- a CDS encoding aspartate-semialdehyde dehydrogenase yields MSKKFNVAIAGATGAVGSKFISILEERKFPVNELRLLASERSAGKTLKFNGQDIKVRKLDNDSFKGIDYALFSAGASRSLEFAPKAVESGAVVVDNSSAFRMEKHVPLLVPEVNPHALRKHSGIISNPNCSTIQMVVVLKPLHDYAKIKRVVVSTYQAVSGAGGKALEELMKQTKDMLNFKEVEKKVFPHQIAFNCIPHIDSFLENGYTKEEIKMVNETKKIMGDDSIAVTATTVRVPVFHSHSESVNVEFEREISPEKAREILKKAPGVVVVDNPSEKEYPLAINAAGKDPSFVGRIRRDDTVKYGLNMWIVSDNLRKGAALNAIQIAELLIKGDY; encoded by the coding sequence ATGTCTAAAAAGTTTAACGTTGCAATAGCAGGTGCTACCGGAGCAGTAGGGAGTAAATTTATTTCAATACTTGAGGAAAGAAAATTTCCAGTTAACGAATTAAGGCTTCTGGCTTCAGAAAGGTCAGCAGGGAAAACTCTTAAATTTAACGGTCAGGATATAAAAGTAAGAAAGTTAGATAATGATTCATTTAAGGGCATAGATTATGCCCTCTTTTCAGCCGGGGCATCAAGGAGCCTCGAATTTGCCCCAAAGGCTGTTGAATCAGGGGCTGTTGTCGTTGATAACAGCAGTGCTTTCAGAATGGAAAAACATGTTCCTCTGCTCGTTCCCGAGGTTAATCCCCATGCCCTGAGAAAGCATTCCGGTATAATTTCAAACCCGAACTGCTCAACAATCCAGATGGTGGTTGTTTTAAAGCCTCTCCATGATTACGCAAAGATTAAAAGAGTAGTTGTTTCTACATATCAGGCAGTATCAGGTGCTGGCGGGAAGGCTCTGGAAGAGCTGATGAAACAGACAAAGGATATGCTTAATTTCAAAGAGGTTGAGAAGAAAGTGTTTCCTCATCAGATTGCATTTAACTGTATACCGCACATAGATTCTTTCCTTGAAAACGGCTATACAAAGGAAGAAATAAAAATGGTTAATGAAACGAAGAAAATAATGGGAGATGATTCAATAGCAGTTACAGCAACTACAGTAAGAGTCCCTGTTTTCCACAGTCACTCAGAGTCAGTGAATGTTGAGTTTGAAAGAGAGATTTCTCCTGAGAAGGCAAGAGAAATTCTCAAAAAAGCGCCAGGAGTAGTAGTGGTAGACAATCCATCGGAAAAGGAATATCCTCTGGCAATAAATGCTGCCGGAAAGGATCCAAGCTTTGTAGGGAGAATAAGAAGGGATGACACAGTTAAATATGGATTAAATATGTGGATTGTGTCAGATAACCTCCGTAAAGGAGCAGCTCTTAATGCAATTCAGATAGCTGAACTGCTTATTAAAGGAGATTATTAA
- a CDS encoding pyridoxine 5'-phosphate synthase, with translation MEVRVLKLGVNVDHVATLRQARKTIEPDPVWAAIEAELAGADGITIHLREDRRHIQERDLKILREVIRTKLNLEMAPTKEMVKIACSVRPDTVTLVPERREEVTTEGGLDIASMLDKLRRTNENLKLSKIKVGVFIDPVIKQLAVCKKINFDHIEINTGKYSEAKDPAVAEKELMAIRNAVVEALDNNIKVNAGHGLNYKNVIDIVRIDGIEELNIGHSIIARSVFVGIRRAVEEMVLTINKASESRDRLI, from the coding sequence ATGGAGGTAAGAGTCTTGAAGCTTGGAGTTAATGTTGATCACGTGGCTACTTTGAGACAGGCAAGAAAAACAATAGAGCCTGACCCCGTATGGGCTGCCATAGAGGCAGAGCTTGCAGGAGCTGACGGGATAACAATCCATTTGAGAGAGGACCGCAGGCATATACAGGAAAGAGATTTGAAAATTCTAAGAGAAGTTATCAGGACAAAGTTAAATCTTGAAATGGCTCCAACCAAGGAGATGGTGAAAATTGCCTGTTCCGTAAGACCGGATACAGTTACACTTGTTCCTGAGAGGAGAGAAGAAGTTACAACCGAGGGAGGGCTTGACATTGCAAGTATGTTGGATAAGCTGAGAAGAACAAATGAGAATCTTAAGTTGAGCAAAATCAAGGTCGGTGTTTTTATAGACCCTGTTATAAAACAGCTTGCAGTCTGTAAAAAAATCAATTTTGACCATATTGAAATCAATACAGGAAAATATTCAGAGGCAAAAGATCCTGCTGTTGCGGAAAAGGAATTGATGGCAATCAGGAATGCTGTTGTTGAAGCACTTGATAATAATATTAAAGTTAATGCAGGACACGGGCTGAATTATAAAAATGTTATAGATATAGTCAGAATAGACGGGATAGAAGAGCTCAATATAGGACACAGTATAATTGCGAGATCTGTTTTTGTCGGGATTCGCAGAGCTGTAGAAGAAATGGTATTGACAATTAATAAGGCAAGTGAGAGTAGAGACAGATTAATTTAA
- a CDS encoding dihydropteroate synthase, with the protein MGRSLLIGDKVFDLGKRTLIMGILNVTPDSFYDGGKYMNSDIALKHAHDMVKNGADIIDVGGESTRPGSRRIPAKEELSRVIPIIKKLRKEINVPISIDTYKSEVARAALDSGADIVNDISGLKFDGSISEVAGEFNCALVLSHIRGTPEDMQKNISYNNLISEIKDSLRNSIIKAESSGVNRNKIIIDPGIGFGKGVRGNLLILKKLTEFKDLGKPLMIGTSRKSFIGSLLSAEKGERLEGTLATVCAAVLNGADIVRVHDVKEISMAVKIIDAIRNI; encoded by the coding sequence ATGGGAAGATCTTTGTTGATAGGAGATAAGGTCTTTGATCTCGGGAAAAGAACGTTGATTATGGGGATACTGAATGTAACTCCGGATTCTTTCTATGATGGTGGAAAATATATGAATTCTGATATTGCACTGAAACATGCTCATGATATGGTTAAAAACGGGGCTGATATAATTGATGTAGGCGGTGAATCAACAAGACCCGGGAGCAGGAGAATTCCTGCTAAAGAAGAACTGTCAAGGGTAATTCCAATTATAAAAAAACTCAGGAAAGAAATTAATGTTCCCATTTCTATTGACACGTATAAAAGTGAGGTTGCAAGGGCGGCACTTGATTCAGGGGCTGATATTGTTAATGATATTAGCGGATTGAAGTTTGATGGGTCTATCTCAGAAGTCGCAGGGGAATTCAATTGCGCTCTTGTTCTTTCTCATATAAGAGGCACTCCAGAAGATATGCAAAAGAATATCAGCTACAATAATCTTATAAGTGAAATAAAAGATTCGTTGAGGAATAGTATAATAAAAGCAGAAAGCTCCGGAGTGAACCGTAATAAAATTATAATTGATCCGGGTATCGGATTTGGAAAGGGAGTCAGGGGAAACCTGCTTATATTAAAAAAACTTACTGAGTTTAAAGACCTCGGAAAGCCATTAATGATTGGCACTTCCAGAAAATCATTCATAGGAAGCCTTCTTTCAGCTGAAAAAGGGGAGAGACTGGAAGGCACATTGGCAACAGTATGTGCAGCGGTTCTTAACGGAGCGGATATAGTAAGAGTTCACGACGTTAAAGAAATTTCTATGGCTGTAAAAATTATTGATGCGATAAGGAATATCTAA
- a CDS encoding cell division protein FtsH yields the protein MNQLYKNILLWAILIIFTIVLFNAFSTPKDDKKKINYSDFIKMIEQGKISEVTIQENNIEGKKDDGTSFKTYTPNDAQLITMLRERNIRITVEPLPTSPWYLVFLSSWLPILILFGIWIFMMRQMQVGGNKALSFGKSRAKLLTENKNRVTFEDVAGVDEAKEEVEEIIEFLKDPQKFQRLGGKIPKGVLLIGPPGTGKTLLARAIAGEANVPFFTISGSDFVEMFVGVGASRVRDLFEQGKKNAPCIIFIDEIDAVGRHRGSGLGGGHDEREQTLNQLLVEMDGFASNEGVILIAATNRPDVLDPALLRAGRFDRQVVVPRPDVKGREGILKVHTKKIPLNGNVDLRVIARGTPGFSGADLANLVNEAALYAARVGKEKVEMPDFEQAKDKVLMGVERKSMIISDEEKKNTAYHEAGHTLVAKLIPGTDPIHKVTIIPRGMSLGLTQQLPIDEKHTYPAEYLNSNIAILLGGRASEEIVLSHPTTGAGNDIERATELARKMVCEWGMSVELGPLSFGKKEEAIFLGREITQHRDYSEATAVAIDKEVKKIVMENFNRAKSLILERIDTLHALAKALLEKEVLEGPEIDEIVNGIKAVAPVA from the coding sequence GTGAATCAGCTCTATAAAAATATTCTTTTATGGGCAATACTGATTATTTTTACCATTGTTCTCTTCAATGCCTTCAGTACCCCAAAAGATGATAAAAAAAAGATAAATTATTCTGACTTTATCAAAATGATTGAGCAGGGAAAGATTTCTGAAGTAACGATTCAGGAAAATAATATTGAAGGTAAAAAGGATGATGGTACAAGCTTCAAGACCTATACACCCAATGATGCGCAGCTGATAACAATGCTCCGGGAAAGAAATATCCGTATAACAGTTGAACCTCTGCCAACAAGCCCTTGGTATCTGGTATTCCTTTCATCATGGCTTCCAATATTAATACTTTTCGGGATATGGATATTCATGATGCGGCAGATGCAGGTAGGGGGGAATAAAGCTCTTTCGTTTGGTAAAAGCAGGGCAAAGCTTTTAACAGAAAATAAAAACAGGGTTACTTTCGAAGATGTTGCAGGTGTTGATGAAGCCAAGGAAGAGGTTGAGGAAATTATTGAGTTTTTAAAAGACCCGCAGAAGTTTCAGAGATTAGGGGGAAAGATACCAAAAGGGGTTCTGCTCATAGGTCCTCCCGGGACTGGAAAGACATTGTTGGCAAGAGCGATTGCAGGTGAAGCAAATGTCCCTTTTTTCACGATCAGCGGATCTGATTTTGTTGAAATGTTTGTTGGAGTAGGAGCATCAAGAGTAAGAGACCTCTTTGAGCAGGGGAAGAAAAATGCCCCGTGCATAATTTTTATTGATGAAATAGATGCTGTTGGAAGACACAGAGGCTCGGGTTTGGGAGGAGGGCATGACGAAAGAGAGCAGACTCTTAACCAGCTGCTTGTTGAGATGGACGGGTTTGCATCAAATGAGGGAGTGATTTTAATTGCAGCAACAAACCGCCCCGATGTTCTTGACCCTGCCCTGCTCAGAGCTGGCAGGTTTGACCGTCAGGTAGTTGTTCCAAGGCCTGATGTTAAAGGAAGAGAAGGAATACTGAAAGTACATACAAAAAAGATACCGCTTAACGGCAATGTAGATTTAAGGGTAATTGCAAGAGGGACTCCAGGCTTTTCCGGCGCAGATCTGGCAAACCTGGTAAATGAAGCTGCGCTTTATGCAGCAAGGGTTGGCAAGGAAAAAGTGGAAATGCCTGATTTTGAGCAGGCCAAAGACAAGGTTCTGATGGGTGTTGAAAGAAAAAGCATGATTATAAGTGATGAGGAGAAAAAGAATACTGCCTATCATGAGGCAGGCCATACTTTGGTGGCAAAGTTGATTCCCGGAACAGATCCTATTCATAAGGTTACAATAATTCCAAGAGGAATGTCTTTAGGATTAACTCAGCAGCTGCCAATTGATGAAAAACATACTTATCCTGCAGAGTATTTAAATAGCAATATTGCTATTCTTTTGGGAGGGAGGGCTTCAGAGGAGATTGTCTTATCCCATCCTACTACCGGTGCCGGAAATGATATTGAAAGAGCAACAGAGCTTGCCCGTAAAATGGTTTGTGAGTGGGGGATGAGCGTAGAGTTGGGACCTTTGTCTTTTGGCAAAAAAGAAGAAGCGATATTTCTTGGAAGAGAAATTACCCAGCACAGGGATTACAGCGAGGCTACGGCAGTAGCAATAGACAAAGAGGTTAAAAAGATTGTAATGGAAAATTTCAACAGGGCAAAATCCCTTATCCTTGAAAGAATTGATACTCTTCATGCTCTTGCAAAAGCACTGCTTGAAAAAGAAGTGCTTGAAGGTCCGGAGATTGATGAGATAGTAAATGGAATAAAAGCTGTTGCCCCTGTAGCCTGA
- a CDS encoding tRNA (N6-isopentenyl adenosine(37)-C2)-methylthiotransferase MiaB yields MKGLNKNLKVFIQTYGCQMNEHDSEKIAGILESAGYGFVQEKEKADLILLNTCTIREKSEQKVFSEIGRLKRLKRKNPNLKIGVCGCIAQREKEKIIERAPEVDLVFGTLNFSKLPQFLKELGQRKKVVNVAPSRDSESSEDINEAGLTQSFGIGAKREDGVKALVTVMEGCNNFCSYCVVPYVRGPERSRSEKEIVDEIKNLAKDGFREITLLGQNVNSYKAENGNGRDFINLLGKINEISGIERIRFITSHPKDFSVELINAMSGLPKVCEHMHLPVQSGSNKILKLMKRKYTVEEYKEKVDMLRERIPNTGISTDIIVGFPSETEEDYNGTLRILEEVEYDSIYSFKYSPRPQTVALSLKETLSDEEKSKRFSKLQNLQKAITLRKNKMEEGRIKEILVEGESAKGDGKLTGRTRENKVVNFEGDRSLIGKLVEVRIKKGYSNSLLGEIANNTVLGNINTQCHCEE; encoded by the coding sequence ATGAAAGGATTAAATAAAAACTTGAAAGTCTTCATCCAGACCTATGGATGCCAGATGAATGAACATGATTCGGAGAAGATTGCTGGGATTCTGGAGAGCGCTGGTTACGGGTTTGTTCAGGAAAAAGAAAAGGCAGACCTGATACTCCTCAACACCTGCACTATAAGGGAGAAGTCCGAGCAAAAGGTTTTTTCTGAGATTGGAAGGTTGAAGAGATTAAAGAGAAAGAACCCGAACCTAAAAATAGGCGTATGTGGGTGCATTGCCCAGAGGGAAAAGGAGAAAATAATTGAACGGGCGCCAGAGGTTGACCTTGTGTTCGGGACATTGAATTTTTCAAAATTGCCTCAGTTTTTAAAAGAGCTTGGACAAAGAAAGAAAGTGGTTAACGTTGCGCCTTCCCGCGATTCTGAATCATCTGAGGATATTAACGAGGCTGGTTTGACACAGTCTTTTGGCATTGGTGCAAAGAGAGAGGACGGGGTTAAAGCGTTGGTAACAGTAATGGAGGGGTGCAACAACTTCTGCTCTTATTGTGTTGTGCCTTATGTGAGAGGACCGGAAAGGAGCAGGAGCGAGAAAGAGATTGTAGATGAAATAAAAAATCTTGCAAAGGATGGGTTTAGGGAAATTACACTGCTTGGACAGAACGTTAATTCCTATAAAGCAGAGAATGGAAATGGAAGAGATTTTATAAATCTTCTTGGGAAAATTAATGAGATTAGCGGAATTGAAAGAATAAGGTTTATTACATCCCATCCAAAGGATTTTTCTGTTGAGCTTATCAATGCAATGTCAGGGCTTCCCAAAGTTTGTGAACATATGCATCTTCCTGTGCAGTCAGGGTCAAATAAAATCTTAAAACTCATGAAGAGGAAATATACAGTTGAGGAATATAAAGAGAAAGTAGATATGCTGAGAGAAAGAATCCCAAATACAGGAATTTCTACAGATATAATTGTGGGATTTCCCAGTGAGACAGAAGAGGATTACAATGGCACTTTAAGGATTCTTGAAGAAGTAGAATATGACTCTATTTATTCCTTTAAATATTCTCCAAGACCCCAAACTGTTGCTTTGAGCCTGAAAGAGACTCTTTCTGATGAAGAAAAAAGCAAGCGGTTTTCAAAGTTACAGAATCTGCAAAAAGCAATAACGCTCAGAAAGAATAAGATGGAAGAGGGGAGGATTAAAGAAATTCTGGTTGAAGGGGAGAGTGCGAAAGGAGATGGAAAGCTGACAGGAAGAACAAGAGAAAATAAAGTTGTAAATTTTGAAGGGGACAGGAGTCTGATAGGCAAATTAGTTGAGGTTAGAATCAAGAAAGGTTATAGCAATAGCCTGTTGGGAGAAATTGCAAATAATACTGTACTCGGCAATATAAATACGCAATGTCATTGCGAGGAGTGA
- a CDS encoding glycerol-3-phosphate dehydrogenase: MPLDKHSKKETLLDNITVLGAGSWGTSLANVLADNGFEAKLWVYEKDLAEEIRLRHENPIYLPGIPLSEKIIPLNSIEDACKNAKIIVSVIPSQYVRNILNQAKEYIEPGTIFVSASKGIENITLLTMSKIFYQIFAERSDIKFTALGGPTFAAEVGKKFPTVTVLAAEDHVVGTYVQRILSNKYFRVYTNDDLTGVELGGAIKNVMAIAAGITAGLECGHNTLAALITRGIAEMSRLGIAMGAKLLTFAGLAGIGDLVLTCTGDLSRNRSVGMKIAKGMKLDEILKDMKMVAEGIKTAESVVGLTKKYNVEMPICEQVYEVLFKNKEPKQAISDLMGRDLKSEFQEGLL; the protein is encoded by the coding sequence ATTCCGCTTGATAAACATAGTAAAAAGGAAACTCTTTTGGATAACATAACTGTTCTTGGGGCTGGAAGCTGGGGTACAAGCCTGGCAAATGTTCTGGCTGACAACGGTTTTGAAGCAAAGCTCTGGGTATATGAAAAAGACCTTGCTGAAGAGATAAGGCTCAGACATGAAAACCCAATCTATCTTCCGGGAATACCTCTTTCAGAAAAAATCATTCCATTAAACTCCATTGAAGATGCCTGCAAAAACGCCAAGATTATAGTCTCTGTAATCCCGTCTCAATATGTAAGGAATATCTTAAATCAGGCAAAAGAATATATTGAACCCGGAACAATTTTTGTAAGCGCTTCAAAAGGGATAGAAAATATAACGCTTCTTACTATGTCAAAAATATTCTATCAGATTTTTGCTGAAAGAAGTGACATTAAATTTACAGCTCTGGGAGGTCCAACCTTTGCTGCAGAAGTCGGCAAGAAGTTTCCGACTGTTACTGTTCTTGCTGCGGAAGACCATGTTGTAGGAACATATGTTCAGAGAATCCTGAGCAATAAATATTTCCGTGTTTATACCAACGATGACCTGACAGGCGTTGAGCTTGGCGGAGCAATTAAAAATGTTATGGCTATTGCCGCAGGCATAACAGCAGGGCTTGAATGCGGACACAATACCTTGGCTGCCCTTATAACAAGAGGAATCGCAGAGATGTCAAGGCTTGGGATTGCAATGGGCGCAAAACTTCTAACCTTTGCAGGGCTTGCAGGAATCGGAGACCTTGTTTTGACCTGCACAGGGGACTTAAGCCGTAACCGTTCTGTAGGAATGAAAATCGCAAAAGGTATGAAGCTGGATGAAATATTGAAGGATATGAAAATGGTTGCTGAAGGAATTAAAACTGCGGAATCCGTTGTAGGGCTTACAAAAAAATATAATGTAGAAATGCCGATTTGTGAGCAGGTCTATGAAGTCCTTTTTAAAAACAAAGAACCTAAACAGGCAATTTCAGACCTCATGGGAAGAGATTTGAAAAGTGAATTTCAGGAAGGACTTCTTTGA
- a CDS encoding 1-(5-phosphoribosyl)-5-amino-4-imidazole-carboxylate carboxylase → MNTGNLKNILKDVKSGKTTIDKAIKELKFLSFENLHFARVDHHRSLRKGFPEVIFCQGKTPEQIEKISKSILSRGQDLLATRANDEAYQAILLVSKDAIYNQTGRTVVVRRQKKKPTKGLVLVVSAGTSDIPVAEEAYVTAETLGSRVEKLYDVGVAGIHRLLAETKKLFEARVLVVVAGMEGALASVIGGIVDKPIIGVPTSIGYGASFNGISALLTMLNSCSSGIATVNIDNGFGAGYIAHSINILGETTQR, encoded by the coding sequence TTGAATACTGGAAATTTAAAAAATATTTTAAAAGATGTCAAGTCTGGAAAAACCACCATTGATAAAGCAATAAAAGAATTAAAATTTCTCTCCTTTGAAAACCTCCACTTTGCGAGAGTTGACCATCATCGAAGCTTAAGAAAGGGATTTCCTGAAGTAATTTTCTGTCAGGGTAAAACCCCAGAACAGATAGAAAAAATTTCAAAAAGCATACTTTCAAGAGGTCAGGACCTTCTTGCCACAAGAGCAAACGATGAAGCCTATCAGGCTATTTTATTAGTATCCAAAGATGCAATATATAACCAGACAGGCAGAACTGTAGTAGTTAGAAGGCAGAAAAAAAAACCAACAAAAGGTTTAGTTCTGGTTGTAAGCGCAGGGACCTCGGACATCCCTGTTGCAGAAGAAGCATATGTTACTGCTGAAACTCTTGGAAGCAGGGTTGAAAAGCTTTATGATGTCGGAGTTGCAGGAATACACAGACTTCTGGCAGAAACAAAGAAGCTGTTTGAAGCACGGGTTTTAGTGGTAGTTGCTGGAATGGAAGGAGCTCTTGCTAGCGTCATAGGAGGAATAGTGGACAAGCCGATTATTGGTGTTCCAACAAGCATTGGATATGGCGCAAGCTTTAATGGTATTTCAGCGCTTCTGACAATGCTCAACAGCTGCTCATCCGGAATTGCAACAGTTAATATTGATAACGGATTCGGTGCCGGCTACATTGCGCACAGCATTAATATTTTAGGAGAAACAACACAGAGGTAA
- a CDS encoding dethiobiotin synthase, with the protein MAKGIFITGTDTGVGKTIISCALAALLKKRFVDAGVMKPIETGCKVKKGKLFPEDAAMLKTYAGISDKLEDISPCRFKSPLAPMAASLVEKKKVNMERIKNCFEQLKKAHDFLIIEGIGGLLVPIKKNLFVSDLIKSFNFPVIIVCHPGLGTLNHTLLTFREAKRSNLRIKGIIINNYDYESKDLAYRTNPAIIKKLLKPEFVIPFPRLKKLKYNTILNAAEKHLKAVADILVDK; encoded by the coding sequence ATGGCAAAAGGGATTTTCATTACAGGAACTGATACAGGCGTAGGCAAAACAATTATCTCCTGTGCGCTGGCTGCGCTTTTAAAAAAACGCTTTGTAGATGCAGGTGTAATGAAGCCAATTGAAACAGGATGCAAAGTTAAAAAAGGAAAACTTTTCCCTGAAGATGCAGCCATGCTTAAAACCTATGCAGGAATTTCAGACAAATTGGAAGATATATCTCCCTGCAGATTTAAAAGCCCTTTAGCTCCTATGGCTGCATCATTGGTCGAGAAAAAAAAAGTCAACATGGAAAGAATAAAAAATTGTTTTGAGCAGTTAAAAAAAGCACATGATTTTTTAATCATAGAAGGAATAGGGGGACTGCTTGTGCCAATCAAAAAAAACCTTTTTGTCTCTGACCTCATAAAATCTTTTAATTTTCCTGTCATAATTGTATGTCATCCAGGCCTTGGAACTCTTAACCATACCCTGCTGACATTCAGGGAAGCAAAAAGGTCAAATCTAAGAATAAAAGGAATAATAATCAATAATTACGATTATGAATCCAAAGACTTAGCATACAGAACAAATCCAGCAATAATAAAAAAACTTCTAAAGCCTGAATTTGTAATCCCTTTCCCAAGATTAAAAAAATTAAAATACAATACTATTTTAAATGCTGCTGAAAAGCATCTGAAAGCGGTAGCTGATATTTTGGTTGATAAATGA